One Loxodonta africana isolate mLoxAfr1 chromosome 4, mLoxAfr1.hap2, whole genome shotgun sequence genomic region harbors:
- the CRADD gene encoding death domain-containing protein CRADD isoform X11 gives MEARDKQVLRSLRLELGAEVLVEGLVLQYLYQEGILTENHVQEIKAQVTGLRRTMLLLDILPSRGPKAFDTFLDSLQEFPWVREKLEKAREEAVTEPPAGNLYGFGGLFL, from the exons ATGGAGGCTAGAGACAAGCAAGTGCTTCGTTCACTTCGCCTGGAACTGGGTGCGGAGGTATTGGTGGAGGGACTGGTTCTTCAGTACCTTTACCAGGAAGGGATCTTGACGGAAAACCATGTTCAGGAAATCAAAGCTCAAGTCACAGGCCTCCGGAGAACAATGCTGCTGCTTGATATCCTACCATCCAGGGGTCCAAAAGCATTTGATACGTTCCTAGATTCCCTGCAGGAGTTTCCCTGGGTAAGGGAGAAGCTGGAGAAGGCAAGGGAAGAAGCTGTAACTGAGCCACCTGCAG GTAATTTGTATGGATTTGGTGGTCTTTTCCTGTGA